TGGGGTATACTAGGCGATGAACGCATAGTCCTGATCGCTATGCAAATACTACGGCAAAATTCCAAGCAGACGACAAACACGATTACATAATATGGAGCATGAAAGAAATCTGACAAACAGATATATCCAATGATTGTGAGAATTTGCTTATCGGCCCGGTATCGTGTTCGTCGAAGGTTTAGAAAATAGGAAAACTTTAATACTAGTGAAACACTAGCAACGACGCTATCCTCGCGGGTGGTTCTCCCATATTTGTGCGCAAAAATTGATTAATCTATCGAATCAAAAACATTTTGGGATACTTTGTCAGTTGAGGAAATTCAAACACTATTACATCGTTTTGCCAACATGTCTCTGCCTTTTATGAAACATTTAGAGGAAAATTTCGATGCTGAGAAGCAACATGTATGGTTCGCTCATAACTGGTGGCTTTCCTGTGCCTTCTCCGCCATCTACTTCGTCGGTGTCTTCGCCGGTCGGGCATGGATGGAGAATCGGCCAAAGTTTGACCTCCGCGGGGCCCTCACTATTTGGTCCGGCTGCTTGGCCATCTTCAGCATCATCGGTGCAGTGATCACCATTGGCGACCTCGTGGATTACGTAACCCGAACCGGATGGCACGGCTCGATATGCGATGCAACCATCTTCGACGGCCGTATCGGACTCTGGACATGGCTCTTCATAATGAGCAAAGCCCCAGAACTTGGTGATACTCTTTTCATCGTACTTAGgaaacaaaagttgattttcctTCATTGGTATCATCACATCACGGTTCTCATCTATTCGTGGTACTCGTATCGTGATCAAATCGCTCCTGCTCGTTATTTCATCGTGGCCAACTTTACAGTGCACGCAGTCATGTACAGTTACTACGCGCTACGAGCATCCGGCGTCGTCAAAATCCCGCGCCAAGTCAATATTTCTATCACTCTTATGCAGCTTATTCAAATGGTGATTGGGTGCGTCGTCAACATCTACGCCCTTTTACAACTGAACTCGGGAACGCGTTGCGATACGACGTACCAAAATGTCGCCTGGTCGCTTGCCATGTACTTCAGCTATTTCGTGCTCTTTGCACAATTCTTTTATAAAACCTATCTGACGCCTTCTCCGAAGAAAGATACCTCGAAATATCGGTATTCGAACGAAATGAACGGCAATCATCAAGTCAAGATGGATTAAATGAATGTCTAATGAATGGTGGAGGAGGAGGACCTATTTCAACCATATAATCTTCATCTTACCTCAATGAACTGCATTCAGAGGTCGTTTGATAGGCCTAGTATGATGACCGTCATGATATTGTGGATGGAGAACAAGGTTAAGCTTCCAGAACTCTCCAAGTACGACGAGTTTAGAGTACTGTGACTGCCCTTGGACGCCGAAAGCGAAGGATCTCAACACAGGACAGGTCTGAGGGATGGCAtaatattatttacatgtatatctgggTATATTCTTGATAGCATTCCCTTGATGCAGGTGAACACGATGAGTTTGGACAACATTGCGCTCGATACAGAATGCTGTTGTCGACGAGGTCTGGTAGTCGCAAGTGCCCAACGATACCACCCGAGTCATAAAACATAATGCAGATAGAGCCCATTGGTGATATTGGTATTTTTATTCTGTAGAATTAGTGGATACTAGTGGGTAACAGGGGGTATTAGATTTTATTAAGTTAACATCACTTTAACACCGTTTCAACATCATAGCTTTTTCTTCTGACTTCCTGGAATCTCAGAAATGACATTTCTTTTAACATGAAACAGAATGGACTTTTTTTGGCTTTACGTTCCTGCTTTCAAACTATATAAAAATACCTTACGCAATATACGATCCCCTGATATCGAATAGTCAAAGAAATGATTTGTATTCACTTCGCCTCTGTTATTGTAAGGAACTCTattgaaatgtttttaaaaatatttgatagatACGAACTTTGAGCTGTTGGGAGCCTATATAACAATTGACAGATGACAAAATGCCACAATAAATGTCAGTATACGTAGGCTTCGTTCAAAAAATTCTTTCACATTTGCCATAAGGTCCCTTTGAAGGTGACCTTTTGATATTTCATAGAATACATGTCACGAATGACTAGTATTTGTTTGTACATCACTCTGCTTAAAGTACGTTCAAGTCAAATGTTTAGAGATATTCAAGGTGTTAATGATTAACTTTCAAGAACGTCGTGCAATCTACGGAACTTCTGATAATACAAAGTCAAATAGTTAAATTTGTGTCTTAAAATAAGTAAATGGGGATTAGGAAAATGAAGGCAATATTATTTTTACGTATAAccaagcatgaaaaaaaaatgtatacatggGACCTTGCACATGGTGTGGTGTTGGTTCCGACTCtatatacatataatttttaataaGTGGGTCGTAGATTAATCCAAGCACGACATTAATGTTTTTTGGGCAAAGCATCAATCAGCACATTACTACTGTCCACTCAGTGCCACCCAGAAACGGGGTATTCTCATAATTTTATCAGTTTTtactataaatataaataagaaaatccCTTTACGGAGAAGGGAGTGGGTGTACCTAAAGACAACATAGTCTTTAGTCAAGGAATATAATTTGAGCCACTGATGTTTATACCTTATTTTCCAGCttattgtattgtttattttaccCATAATCATTACTCATGTTCTtaagatttattatttttaacattaaaatgaaCTCACAATAGAAATAAGACACTTTTTCTATAATGAAGGAATATGTAGTCACGATCTTGCTGTATCTAAATAAATTACAATCTCTTTATTACGTTCAATAGTTCAACGTTCTTTTAAGATTAACAAGACTTTGGAA
This genomic window from Lytechinus variegatus isolate NC3 chromosome 10, Lvar_3.0, whole genome shotgun sequence contains:
- the LOC121423061 gene encoding elongation of very long chain fatty acids protein 6-like yields the protein MSLPFMKHLEENFDAEKQHVWFAHNWWLSCAFSAIYFVGVFAGRAWMENRPKFDLRGALTIWSGCLAIFSIIGAVITIGDLVDYVTRTGWHGSICDATIFDGRIGLWTWLFIMSKAPELGDTLFIVLRKQKLIFLHWYHHITVLIYSWYSYRDQIAPARYFIVANFTVHAVMYSYYALRASGVVKIPRQVNISITLMQLIQMVIGCVVNIYALLQLNSGTRCDTTYQNVAWSLAMYFSYFVLFAQFFYKTYLTPSPKKDTSKYRYSNEMNGNHQVKMD